A genomic region of Streptomyces sp. NBC_00247 contains the following coding sequences:
- a CDS encoding STM4014 family protein, which yields MSRSVNSPGRGQGPRFAVVGNPLNRRVAFFRGAVLAAGLPEARVVPWLDVLHGRARFLPGESVRLDSPGEEPEVERLLRGVGDPTRVEGSALWYVNFLTAVRSVATEVAATGGELLGSADELARLFDKRLCHAALDEAGVRVPASPTSGASAAPVRDWDHVQELMRDHRMSRVFVKPAHGSSASGVLAVETAGPGRVQATTSVERDERGRLFNSLRVRRYTAEREVAALVDALAPDGLHIERWLPKASQQGRSADLRVVVVAGRATHAVVRTSRSPMTNLHLGGARGDLDRVREAVSSAGGSWSEALALCERAAACFPRSPCVGVDLLPSTGWRRFAVGEVNAFGDLLPGLTGLPGSGAEGQDTYAAQVAAVLRAHADALASTDSTSDERARNDRATAAP from the coding sequence ATGTCGCGGTCGGTGAATAGCCCTGGGCGGGGACAGGGACCGCGTTTCGCCGTCGTCGGCAACCCCCTCAACCGCCGGGTCGCCTTCTTCCGGGGGGCGGTTCTCGCCGCCGGTCTGCCGGAGGCACGGGTCGTGCCGTGGCTGGACGTACTGCACGGCCGGGCGCGCTTCCTGCCCGGCGAGTCGGTGCGTCTGGACTCGCCGGGCGAGGAGCCTGAGGTAGAGCGGCTGCTGCGTGGGGTCGGCGACCCGACCCGTGTGGAGGGCTCGGCCCTCTGGTACGTGAACTTCCTGACCGCCGTCCGTTCCGTGGCCACCGAGGTCGCGGCGACGGGTGGCGAACTACTCGGTTCCGCGGACGAGTTGGCCCGGCTGTTCGACAAGCGGCTGTGCCATGCGGCGCTGGACGAGGCGGGCGTTCGGGTACCCGCCTCGCCGACGTCGGGAGCTTCCGCGGCTCCGGTCCGGGACTGGGACCATGTACAGGAGCTGATGCGGGACCACCGCATGTCCAGGGTGTTCGTGAAGCCGGCGCACGGCTCCTCGGCCTCCGGGGTACTGGCCGTGGAGACGGCCGGCCCGGGGCGGGTCCAGGCGACCACCTCGGTGGAACGGGACGAGCGGGGGCGGCTGTTCAACTCCCTGCGGGTGCGGCGGTACACCGCGGAGCGGGAGGTCGCGGCCCTCGTGGACGCCCTCGCACCGGACGGATTGCACATCGAACGCTGGCTCCCCAAGGCCTCGCAGCAGGGCCGGTCCGCCGATCTGCGGGTCGTGGTGGTCGCGGGCCGTGCGACGCACGCCGTCGTGCGGACCAGCCGCTCCCCCATGACCAATCTCCATCTCGGCGGGGCCCGCGGCGATCTGGACCGGGTCCGTGAGGCGGTGTCCTCGGCGGGCGGCAGCTGGTCCGAGGCGCTGGCTCTCTGCGAGCGCGCGGCTGCCTGCTTCCCCCGGAGCCCGTGCGTGGGGGTCGATCTGCTGCCCTCGACCGGCTGGCGGCGGTTCGCCGTGGGTGAGGTCAACGCGTTCGGCGATCTGTTGCCCGGCCTGACCGGTCTGCCGGGCAGTGGCGCCGAAGGCCAGGACACCTACGCCGCGCAGGTCGCCGCCGTCCTGCGGGCCCACGCGGACGCCCTCGCGAGCACCGACAGCACATCCGACGAACGAGCGAGGAACGACCGTGCCACCGCAGCCCCCTGA
- a CDS encoding STM4013/SEN3800 family hydrolase produces MNAVVGSHDLLLVTLDTLRHDVAAELAAAGRLPNLARHLPGGVWEKRHAPGSFTYASHQAIFAGFLPTPATPGPHPRLFAARFAGSETTAGRTFVYDSPDLPRGLEAVGYRTVCVGGVGFFNRQPPLGSVLPGLFGESHWEPEFGVASPTSFEAQVARAEEVVASLPADQRLFLFVNVSALHQPNWFHLPGATTEAGDSRATHAAALEYVDRHIGRLFTAASSRRRCFAIVCSDHGTAYGDDGYTGHRLGHEAVWTVPYAHFFLEPGA; encoded by the coding sequence ATGAACGCTGTCGTCGGCAGTCACGATCTGCTGCTCGTCACGCTCGACACCCTCCGTCACGACGTCGCCGCCGAACTCGCGGCGGCGGGCCGCCTGCCGAATCTCGCCCGGCATCTCCCCGGCGGTGTCTGGGAGAAGCGGCACGCGCCCGGCAGCTTCACGTACGCCTCCCACCAGGCGATCTTCGCCGGGTTCCTGCCCACTCCCGCCACACCCGGACCCCACCCCCGGCTCTTCGCGGCACGTTTCGCCGGCAGTGAGACGACGGCAGGCCGGACCTTCGTGTACGACTCCCCCGACCTGCCGCGCGGTCTGGAGGCGGTCGGCTACCGCACCGTGTGCGTCGGCGGCGTCGGCTTCTTCAACCGGCAACCGCCCCTCGGGTCGGTGTTGCCCGGCCTCTTCGGGGAGAGCCACTGGGAGCCGGAGTTCGGCGTGGCCTCCCCGACCTCCTTCGAGGCGCAGGTCGCCCGCGCCGAGGAGGTCGTGGCCTCGCTCCCGGCCGATCAGCGGCTCTTCCTCTTCGTCAACGTCTCGGCGCTCCATCAGCCGAACTGGTTCCATCTGCCCGGCGCCACCACCGAGGCCGGTGACTCGCGCGCGACCCACGCGGCGGCACTGGAGTACGTGGACCGGCACATCGGCAGGCTCTTCACGGCGGCGAGCAGCCGCCGCCGCTGCTTCGCCATCGTCTGCTCCGACCACGGCACCGCCTACGGCGACGACGGGTACACCGGTCACCGGCTCGGCCACGAGGCCGTCTGGACGGTCCCGTACGCCCACTTCTTCCTCGAACCGGGGGCCTGA
- a CDS encoding STM4012 family radical SAM protein, whose product MTTTTVRADTAPTTDAASGVRPYQSYVYAYPHKTAYAELHDRPTLRELWAGESRDALQLYAHIPFCEVRCGFCNLFTRIGAPDELTTRYLDALDRQATAVRDALGDDEPVRFAAAAFGGGTPTFLTAGELERLCDIAEKRMGADLRAVPLSVETSPSTATADRLAVLADRGTTRISIGVQSFVDAEARAAVRPQRRADVEAALGRIRETRIPVLNIDLIYGIDGQTARSWLASLDAALAWRPEELYLYPLYVRPLTGLGRLAEGSGPEARAAADAAWDAQRLHLYRTGRDHLLAHGYEQVSMRMFRRADAPQEGPDDYACQTDGMIGLGCGARSYTSSLHYSFDYAVNMGQIRDIIDRFTTTEDFTRAEHGRPVDGDEPQRRHLLQSLLQAAGLPLAEYRQRFGRDPVDDFPDELARFTDLGWLDRGAGDGLLRLSPEGLAHSDALGPVLFSPAVRAAMAAYEAK is encoded by the coding sequence ATGACGACCACCACCGTCCGCGCCGACACCGCGCCGACCACCGACGCGGCCTCCGGCGTCCGGCCCTATCAGAGCTACGTCTACGCCTACCCTCACAAAACGGCCTACGCCGAACTCCACGACCGCCCCACCCTGCGCGAGCTGTGGGCCGGGGAGAGCAGGGACGCCCTCCAGCTCTACGCCCACATACCGTTCTGCGAGGTCCGCTGCGGTTTCTGCAACCTCTTCACCCGGATCGGCGCCCCCGACGAGCTGACCACCCGCTACCTCGACGCGCTCGACCGGCAGGCGACCGCGGTACGGGACGCACTGGGCGACGACGAGCCGGTGCGGTTCGCCGCCGCGGCGTTCGGCGGTGGCACGCCCACCTTCCTGACCGCCGGAGAGCTCGAACGGCTCTGCGACATCGCGGAGAAGAGGATGGGCGCCGATCTGCGCGCGGTGCCGCTGTCCGTCGAGACCTCCCCGTCCACGGCGACCGCCGACCGGCTCGCCGTGCTCGCCGACCGGGGCACCACCCGCATCAGCATCGGCGTGCAGAGCTTCGTCGACGCCGAGGCCAGGGCGGCTGTCCGCCCACAGCGCCGGGCCGACGTCGAGGCGGCGCTCGGCCGCATCCGCGAGACCCGGATACCGGTCCTCAACATCGACCTGATCTACGGCATCGACGGGCAGACGGCACGGTCATGGCTCGCCTCGCTGGACGCCGCCCTGGCCTGGCGTCCCGAGGAGCTGTACCTCTACCCGCTGTACGTGCGCCCCCTGACCGGCCTCGGCCGCCTGGCCGAAGGCAGCGGTCCCGAGGCCCGGGCGGCGGCGGACGCCGCCTGGGACGCCCAGCGGCTCCACCTCTACCGCACCGGCCGGGACCACCTCCTGGCCCACGGGTACGAGCAGGTCTCCATGCGGATGTTCCGCCGTGCCGACGCGCCCCAGGAGGGCCCCGACGACTACGCCTGCCAGACGGACGGCATGATCGGCCTGGGCTGCGGCGCACGCTCGTACACCTCGTCGCTGCACTACTCCTTCGACTACGCCGTCAACATGGGGCAGATCCGCGACATCATCGACCGCTTCACCACCACCGAGGACTTCACCCGGGCGGAGCACGGCCGGCCCGTCGACGGCGACGAACCCCAGCGCCGCCACCTCCTGCAGTCGCTGCTCCAGGCCGCCGGGCTTCCGCTGGCCGAGTACCGGCAGCGGTTCGGCCGCGACCCCGTGGACGACTTCCCGGACGAGCTCGCCCGCTTCACCGACCTCGGCTGGCTGGACCGCGGCGCCGGCGACGGCCTGCTGCGGCTCTCCCCCGAAGGGCTCGCGCACTCCGACGCGCTCGGCCCCGTCCTCTTCTCTCCCGCCGTGCGCGCCGCGATGGCCGCGTACGAGGCGAAGTGA
- a CDS encoding STM4011 family radical SAM protein, translating into MDLTILYRGPLASCDYDCPYCPFAKRRDSREQLTADREALERFTAWVAARTGDRLSVLFTPWGEGLVRSWYRRALVELSHLPQVARVAIQTNLSGRTGWLSGADPERLALWCTYHPGQTPYDRFLGTCRELTAAGVRYSVGVVGLEEHLPEARRLRADLPERVYLWVNAAEGRTYTDAEAERWTALDPLFPYSRHPLRSAGLPCRTGESVISVDGDGTVRRCHFVKEELGSLYDGSYRRALGPRACPLPVCDCHIGYVHLESLPLYDVFAGGVLERIPAAPVGPAAAGPSRLRLPLV; encoded by the coding sequence GTGGACCTGACGATCCTCTACCGCGGCCCGCTCGCCTCCTGCGACTACGACTGCCCGTACTGCCCGTTCGCCAAGAGGCGGGACAGCCGAGAACAGCTCACGGCGGACCGGGAGGCGCTCGAACGTTTCACGGCGTGGGTCGCCGCACGGACCGGGGACCGTCTCTCGGTGCTCTTCACCCCGTGGGGGGAGGGGCTGGTGCGGTCCTGGTACCGGCGGGCGCTGGTCGAGCTGTCCCACCTGCCGCAGGTGGCGCGGGTCGCGATCCAGACGAATCTCAGCGGCAGAACGGGCTGGCTGTCCGGGGCGGACCCGGAGCGGCTGGCGCTCTGGTGCACGTACCACCCGGGCCAGACACCGTACGACCGGTTCCTCGGCACGTGCCGGGAGCTGACCGCGGCGGGGGTGCGGTACAGCGTGGGGGTCGTCGGTCTCGAGGAACACCTCCCCGAGGCGCGGAGACTGCGGGCGGACCTGCCGGAGCGGGTGTACCTGTGGGTGAACGCCGCCGAGGGGCGTACGTACACGGACGCGGAGGCGGAGCGCTGGACGGCGCTCGACCCGCTGTTCCCGTACAGCCGGCATCCGCTCCGCTCGGCGGGGCTGCCGTGCCGGACCGGGGAGTCGGTGATCTCGGTGGACGGCGACGGCACCGTGCGCCGGTGCCATTTCGTCAAGGAGGAGCTGGGCAGTCTCTACGACGGGAGCTACCGCCGGGCGCTCGGCCCGAGGGCCTGCCCTCTGCCGGTCTGCGACTGCCACATCGGGTACGTGCACCTGGAGTCGCTGCCGTTGTACGACGTGTTCGCCGGGGGTGTCCTGGAGCGGATTCCGGCTGCGCCGGTCGGGCCCGCCGCGGCGGGCCCGTCACGTCTCCGGCTTCCCCTGGTGTAG
- a CDS encoding SGNH/GDSL hydrolase family protein: protein MADDSRIQKTDIIGSYAAIGDSFTEGVGDPGPDGSYVGWADRFAVLLADQLPAPDETAGADSVHGLFRYANLAVRGRLLDQIVEEQVPRAKELAPDLVSFCAGGNDIIRPGTDPDDLAERFERAVADLTNAVGTVMVTTGFDTRGVPVLRHMRGKIATYNVHLRAIADRYHCPVLDLWSLRSIQDRRAWDNDRLHLSPEGHTRVALRAAQVLSLETPADPDQPWPPQAQRNTFEMRRDNIQWAREYLVPWIGRRLRGESSGDEVAAKRPDLLPL from the coding sequence GTGGCAGACGATTCGAGAATCCAGAAGACAGACATCATCGGGTCGTACGCGGCGATCGGCGACAGTTTCACCGAGGGAGTCGGGGACCCCGGACCGGACGGATCCTATGTCGGCTGGGCGGACCGTTTCGCGGTTCTTCTCGCTGATCAGCTTCCCGCCCCCGACGAGACGGCCGGTGCCGATTCCGTGCACGGGCTATTCCGGTACGCCAATCTCGCGGTACGCGGACGACTGCTCGACCAGATAGTCGAGGAGCAGGTTCCCCGCGCCAAGGAGCTCGCACCGGACCTGGTGAGCTTCTGCGCCGGCGGCAACGACATCATCCGGCCCGGCACCGACCCGGACGACCTGGCCGAGCGCTTCGAACGCGCGGTCGCCGACCTCACCAACGCGGTCGGCACCGTCATGGTGACCACCGGATTCGACACCCGCGGGGTCCCGGTGCTCCGCCACATGCGCGGCAAGATCGCCACCTACAACGTCCACCTGCGGGCCATCGCGGACCGCTACCACTGTCCGGTGCTGGACCTCTGGTCCTTGCGATCGATCCAGGACCGCCGGGCCTGGGACAACGACCGGCTGCACCTCTCACCCGAGGGGCACACCCGGGTGGCGCTGCGGGCCGCACAGGTCCTCAGCCTGGAGACACCGGCCGACCCCGACCAGCCGTGGCCCCCGCAGGCCCAGCGGAACACCTTCGAGATGCGGCGCGACAACATCCAGTGGGCGCGCGAGTACCTCGTCCCGTGGATCGGCCGCCGGCTGCGCGGCGAGTCCTCCGGCGACGAGGTCGCCGCGAAGCGCCCGGACCTGCTGCCGCTCTGA
- a CDS encoding LysM peptidoglycan-binding domain-containing M23 family metallopeptidase: MPIPGKHRRKKSGPIARGILAVGAGGAVVALPLLGATGAHAAEQSAPAAQSAPAAQQSAKTYKVVSGDYLAKIAAQHKIKGGWEKLYQDNREVVGGNPSLILPGMKLTLGAQASSSASTASSAKAEAPKAETKTAAKTGTKAAPATATESAATTTKAADSNSTGWTTPVANATVTTQYHASGSMWSSGYHTGSDFSAATGTVVRAVGPGTVVSAGYDGAYGNEVIIKHADGMYSQYAHQSQLMVSVGQTVTGGQQIGLSGATGNVTGPHLHFEIRTTPSYGSDVDPIAYLRSHGVSI; encoded by the coding sequence ATGCCCATCCCGGGTAAGCACCGTCGTAAGAAGTCCGGCCCGATCGCTCGCGGCATCCTCGCCGTCGGAGCCGGTGGCGCCGTCGTCGCCCTGCCGCTCCTCGGAGCCACGGGTGCCCACGCCGCCGAGCAGTCGGCCCCCGCCGCCCAGTCGGCCCCGGCCGCCCAGCAGTCCGCCAAGACCTACAAGGTCGTCTCGGGCGACTACCTGGCGAAGATCGCCGCCCAGCACAAGATCAAGGGTGGCTGGGAGAAGCTCTACCAGGACAACCGCGAGGTCGTCGGCGGCAACCCGAGCCTGATCCTCCCGGGCATGAAGCTGACCCTCGGCGCCCAGGCGTCCAGCTCGGCCTCCACCGCGTCCTCCGCCAAGGCCGAGGCTCCGAAGGCCGAGACGAAGACGGCCGCCAAGACCGGGACGAAGGCTGCCCCGGCGACCGCGACGGAGTCCGCCGCGACCACCACCAAGGCCGCCGACAGCAACAGCACCGGCTGGACCACCCCGGTGGCCAACGCGACCGTCACCACCCAGTACCACGCCTCCGGCTCCATGTGGTCCAGCGGTTACCACACCGGCTCCGACTTCAGCGCCGCCACCGGCACCGTCGTCCGCGCCGTCGGCCCCGGCACCGTCGTCTCCGCCGGCTACGACGGCGCCTACGGCAACGAGGTCATCATCAAGCACGCCGACGGCATGTACTCCCAGTACGCGCACCAGTCGCAGCTGATGGTCTCGGTCGGCCAGACCGTCACCGGCGGCCAGCAGATCGGTCTCTCGGGTGCCACCGGCAACGTCACCGGCCCGCACCTCCACTTCGAGATCCGCACCACCCCGAGCTACGGCTCGGACGTGGACCCGATCGCCTACCTGCGGTCCCACGGCGTCTCCATCTGA